A region from the Parabacteroides sp. FAFU027 genome encodes:
- a CDS encoding ABC-F family ATP-binding cassette domain-containing protein, with translation MISYLQVDGLTKSFGSQILFENISFGIAEGERIGLIAPNGTGKTTLLNILAGKEDYDSGSVVYRRDLKVGYLAQDPQYPAGLTVLEACFHSESETVKLIAEYENAMATGDHSNLEDILHRMDHLKAWDYEQKAKQILSELKIRNFDQKVEQLSGGQLKRVALANVLISEPELIILDEPTNHLDLEMTEWLEGYLNRSRLSLLMVTHDRYFLDRVCNEIIEMDRGQLYTYKGNYSYYLEKREERVMSQNAEIDRANNLLRKELEWMRRQPQARATKAKSRIDAFYDLEKKAKQQRAAGDVKLDVKASYIGSKIFEIEHLYKSFGDLKIVEDFNYVFARYEKMGIVGNNGTGKSTFIKMLMGDVAPDIGKIDIGETVKFGYYSQDGLKFDEQMKVIDVVREVAEVIDLGNNNKLTASQFLQHFLFAPETQHNFVYKLSGGEKRRLYLCTVLMRNPNFLVLDEPTNDLDIVTLNVLEEYLSSFKGCVIVVSHDRYFMDKVVDHLMVFEGNAKLKDFPGNYTDYREWKELKDKEEKQLQAEKAKKEDKPAASNKPARPVDDSKKKLSYKERREFEQLEAEIPQLESEKAQLEQEMSSGMLSTDDLLTKSARISELIDLIDEKSMRWLELSEMA, from the coding sequence ATGATAAGTTACCTGCAAGTGGATGGACTGACCAAATCGTTTGGCAGTCAGATATTATTTGAAAATATAAGTTTCGGGATTGCCGAGGGAGAACGTATCGGTCTGATCGCTCCGAATGGAACGGGTAAGACTACGTTGCTCAACATCCTGGCCGGCAAAGAGGATTACGACAGCGGTTCTGTCGTCTATCGTCGTGACCTGAAGGTCGGTTACCTGGCGCAGGATCCGCAATATCCTGCCGGCTTGACAGTATTGGAAGCCTGTTTCCATTCAGAAAGCGAAACCGTGAAGCTGATTGCCGAGTATGAGAATGCTATGGCGACGGGCGATCACTCCAATCTGGAGGATATTCTGCACCGCATGGACCACCTCAAAGCGTGGGATTACGAGCAGAAAGCGAAACAAATCCTCTCCGAACTGAAGATTCGCAACTTTGATCAGAAGGTAGAGCAGCTCTCCGGTGGTCAGTTGAAACGGGTGGCTTTGGCAAACGTGCTGATTTCCGAACCGGAATTGATTATCCTCGATGAGCCGACCAACCACCTTGACCTCGAAATGACCGAGTGGCTGGAGGGTTATCTTAACCGTTCACGCCTCAGCCTGCTGATGGTGACACACGACCGTTATTTCCTTGACCGTGTGTGCAACGAGATTATCGAGATGGACCGCGGACAACTTTACACCTATAAGGGGAATTATTCCTACTATCTGGAGAAACGCGAAGAACGTGTCATGTCGCAAAATGCAGAAATCGACCGCGCCAACAACCTTCTCCGCAAAGAGCTGGAGTGGATGCGCCGTCAACCGCAGGCCCGCGCCACGAAAGCGAAATCCCGTATCGATGCTTTTTACGACCTGGAGAAGAAGGCCAAGCAACAACGTGCCGCCGGTGATGTGAAACTTGATGTGAAAGCCTCATACATCGGCAGTAAAATATTCGAAATTGAACATCTTTACAAGAGCTTCGGCGATCTGAAGATTGTGGAAGACTTCAACTATGTCTTTGCCCGCTATGAGAAAATGGGTATCGTGGGAAATAACGGTACGGGTAAATCGACCTTCATCAAGATGCTGATGGGCGATGTGGCTCCTGATATCGGAAAGATTGATATTGGTGAGACCGTAAAATTCGGCTACTACAGTCAGGACGGCCTGAAGTTTGACGAGCAGATGAAGGTGATTGACGTGGTGCGTGAGGTGGCCGAGGTGATCGATCTGGGCAATAACAACAAGCTGACTGCTTCCCAGTTCCTGCAACACTTCCTCTTTGCGCCGGAGACCCAGCATAATTTCGTCTATAAGCTGAGTGGGGGAGAGAAGCGTCGCCTTTATCTCTGTACCGTTTTGATGCGTAACCCGAACTTCCTCGTACTGGATGAGCCGACCAATGACCTGGATATCGTAACGTTGAATGTTTTGGAGGAGTATCTCTCAAGCTTCAAAGGGTGTGTGATTGTGGTATCGCACGACCGTTACTTTATGGATAAGGTGGTGGATCACCTGATGGTCTTCGAAGGGAATGCGAAGCTGAAAGATTTCCCCGGTAACTATACCGATTATCGCGAATGGAAGGAGCTGAAGGATAAAGAGGAGAAGCAGCTTCAGGCTGAGAAAGCGAAGAAAGAGGATAAACCGGCTGCATCCAATAAACCTGCCCGTCCGGTTGATGATAGTAAGAAGAAGCTTTCCTATAAGGAGAGGCGGGAGTTTGAGCAACTGGAAGCGGAGATTCCACAACTGGAATCTGAGAAAGCGCAACTGGAGCAGGAGATGAGTAGCGGAATGCTTTCAACCGATGATCTTTTGACAAAGTCTGCCCGCATCAGTGAGTTGATCGATTTGATTGACGAGAAGTCTATGCGCTGGTTGGAATTGAGTGAGATGGCGTAG
- a CDS encoding cold-shock protein, which translates to MNKGTVKFFNESKGFGFIKDGNSSNEYFVHVSGLQDDIQEDDEVTFDLQEGKKGLNAVNVKRV; encoded by the coding sequence ATGAATAAAGGTACAGTAAAATTTTTCAATGAGTCAAAAGGTTTCGGTTTTATCAAAGATGGTAATTCTTCGAATGAGTATTTCGTACACGTATCAGGATTGCAAGATGACATCCAGGAAGATGACGAAGTGACTTTTGACCTTCAGGAAGGAAAAAAAGGATTAAATGCAGTAAATGTTAAACGAGTATAG
- the rlmD gene encoding 23S rRNA (uracil(1939)-C(5))-methyltransferase RlmD, with protein sequence MARKHKPLPLLENITITDVAAEGKAIAKVDDLVIFVPYVAPGDVVNLQLTRKKNKYAEAKPVHFHKLSEKRSEPFCEHFGVCGGCKWQHLPYEEQLKFKHKQVFDNLTRIGKVELPEFFPILGSEKTRDYRNKMEFTFSNKRWLTDEERLSDTKFDNMNALGFHIPGMFDKVLDINKCWLQDGVSNRIRLEVKKYCLDNDITFFDLRNKGGMMRNIIIRTSTTGEVMVIVVFYEDDVEVRNALLQNIADKFPEITSLQYVVNQKANDTISDQEVIVFKGSDCIFEAMEDLKFKISPKSFYQTNSEQAYNLYSIARNFAGLTGNELVYDLYTGTGTIANFVAHQSKQVIGIEYVPDAIEDAKINAKLNNLDNTLFFAGDMKDILNEDFIHQYGRPDVIITDPPRAGMHDDVVKTILFAAPKRIVYVSCNPATQARDLSLLDEAYRVVKVQPVDMFPHTHHVENVVLLEKRS encoded by the coding sequence TTGGCACGTAAACACAAACCTCTTCCCCTGTTAGAGAATATCACCATCACAGATGTTGCCGCTGAAGGCAAGGCTATCGCCAAAGTGGATGACCTGGTTATTTTTGTACCCTATGTAGCTCCCGGCGATGTAGTTAACCTGCAACTGACCCGCAAAAAGAATAAATATGCCGAGGCTAAACCGGTGCATTTCCATAAACTTTCGGAGAAAAGAAGCGAACCGTTCTGCGAACACTTCGGTGTGTGCGGTGGCTGTAAATGGCAGCACCTGCCCTATGAGGAACAGTTGAAATTCAAACACAAACAGGTATTTGATAACCTCACCCGCATCGGCAAGGTAGAACTTCCGGAGTTTTTCCCGATTCTCGGTTCTGAGAAGACCCGTGATTACCGTAACAAAATGGAATTCACCTTCTCCAACAAGCGATGGCTAACAGATGAAGAGCGCCTGTCCGATACGAAATTTGACAACATGAACGCGCTGGGATTCCACATTCCGGGGATGTTTGACAAGGTACTCGACATCAACAAATGCTGGTTGCAGGACGGCGTCTCCAACCGCATTCGCCTGGAAGTGAAAAAGTATTGCCTGGATAACGATATTACCTTCTTTGACCTTCGCAACAAGGGCGGCATGATGCGAAATATCATTATCCGCACCAGCACGACCGGTGAAGTAATGGTGATCGTCGTCTTCTATGAGGATGACGTTGAAGTTCGTAACGCTTTGTTACAAAATATTGCAGATAAGTTCCCTGAGATCACCTCTTTGCAATATGTTGTTAATCAGAAGGCAAACGACACAATTTCCGACCAGGAAGTGATTGTATTTAAAGGAAGTGATTGTATATTTGAAGCAATGGAGGACCTGAAATTCAAAATCAGTCCGAAATCGTTCTATCAGACCAACTCGGAGCAGGCCTATAACCTGTACAGCATTGCACGTAACTTTGCCGGACTGACAGGAAACGAACTGGTTTACGACCTTTATACCGGAACCGGAACCATTGCCAACTTCGTGGCTCACCAGAGCAAACAGGTCATCGGTATCGAATACGTGCCCGATGCTATCGAAGATGCTAAAATCAATGCCAAACTGAATAACCTGGATAATACACTCTTCTTTGCCGGAGATATGAAAGATATCCTCAACGAAGACTTTATCCACCAATATGGCCGCCCCGATGTGATCATCACCGACCCACCCCGTGCCGGAATGCACGATGATGTTGTGAAGACCATCCTGTTTGCGGCGCCTAAACGCATTGTGTATGTTAGCTGTAACCCTGCTACGCAGGCACGCGACCTGAGCCTGCTGGACGAAGCATACCGTGTGGTGAAAGTACAGCCGGTAGATATGTTCCCGCATACACATCATGTGGAGAACGTAGTATTATTAGAGAAAAGATCATAA
- a CDS encoding T9SS type A sorting domain-containing protein yields MRKLLFGSILIIVSFCFGIKVQASRINDLGAPDSILYQLNDLNKTYKTVYQYKVNGFTATTSQFDDNAFKWIPLKQNILQTTNGVETLIEKNFNAAADSFISFQKFETKTDSLGRCLLHAFYSWDSIASNWKGVNFKTEKSFDAKGNLTSFTNSEWDKIHHVWSVYATGNFSYNTAGNPDTVNYFVPNTSKELLPSSRIINSYLSNGKQELETVFTYNTTSGSFIPSFRYRYVYGDTINQTTQYLELSDSTHNQWNNFQKTEMLFDKQGNLSSYVVSDIDTLSQQWVERYRQNISATAKDNSLQAFISYAPNNNELASEKYNLNNLNGAVMLSDTLYEEGLLSAYNQSQFLIQNGTITSFSNKNSNNNTRLEWSIDETNKTLNVNQFTRLAASTTKTEEINRSVIFYFGSSKPAIETNLPQIKTGKLTFYPNPAHENVTIANATEQSCIYHILSIDGKPLKTGFANEQLNTIPLSNLPQGAYILQLSSGNTTISRILIKQ; encoded by the coding sequence ATGAGAAAACTGTTATTCGGAAGCATACTTATTATTGTCTCTTTTTGCTTTGGCATAAAGGTGCAAGCCAGTCGGATCAACGATCTTGGCGCTCCCGACAGTATTCTTTACCAACTGAATGATCTGAATAAAACCTATAAAACCGTTTACCAATACAAGGTAAACGGTTTTACTGCCACTACTTCACAGTTTGACGATAATGCTTTCAAATGGATTCCACTCAAACAAAATATTCTGCAAACTACAAACGGAGTAGAGACACTTATCGAAAAGAACTTCAATGCTGCTGCCGATAGCTTTATCAGTTTTCAAAAGTTTGAAACCAAAACCGATTCATTAGGCAGATGCCTGTTGCATGCTTTCTATAGCTGGGACTCGATTGCCTCAAACTGGAAAGGAGTTAATTTCAAAACGGAGAAAAGTTTTGATGCAAAAGGCAATTTGACGAGCTTTACCAATTCTGAGTGGGACAAAATCCATCACGTATGGTCGGTTTATGCAACCGGTAATTTCAGCTACAACACAGCCGGAAATCCGGATACTGTAAATTACTTCGTCCCCAACACATCCAAAGAGCTACTCCCCTCTTCCAGAATCATCAACAGCTACCTGTCGAATGGAAAACAAGAGCTGGAAACAGTATTTACATACAATACAACATCCGGTTCATTCATACCTTCATTCCGATACAGATATGTCTATGGTGATACAATCAACCAAACCACTCAATACCTGGAACTGAGTGATTCTACCCATAACCAATGGAACAATTTCCAGAAAACGGAAATGCTCTTTGATAAACAGGGGAATCTAAGCTCGTATGTTGTCTCGGATATTGACACTCTATCCCAACAATGGGTAGAAAGATATCGTCAAAACATCTCTGCAACAGCCAAAGACAATAGTTTGCAGGCTTTTATCAGTTATGCTCCGAATAACAACGAACTGGCTTCAGAGAAATACAACCTCAACAACCTGAATGGAGCGGTAATGTTGAGCGATACGCTTTATGAAGAGGGCTTACTCAGTGCTTATAATCAAAGTCAGTTTTTGATTCAAAACGGAACGATCACATCCTTCTCTAATAAAAACTCGAATAACAATACGAGACTGGAATGGAGCATAGATGAGACAAACAAAACACTGAATGTCAATCAATTTACACGTTTAGCTGCTTCAACAACTAAAACCGAAGAGATAAACCGTTCGGTGATATTCTATTTCGGCTCCAGTAAACCGGCTATAGAAACCAATCTCCCTCAAATCAAAACCGGCAAATTGACATTCTATCCCAACCCGGCACATGAAAATGTGACCATTGCCAATGCAACGGAACAGAGCTGTATTTACCACATCCTGTCTATTGATGGAAAGCCATTGAAAACAGGCTTCGCTAACGAACAGTTGAATACCATCCCGTTAAGCAACCTGCCGCAGGGAGCCTACATCCTTCAATTAAGTTCGGGTAACACCACCATTTCCAGAATCCTTATTAAGCAGTAA
- a CDS encoding NfeD family protein, translating to MCIDLIIIIVLLLVGIGLLILETFFIPGFGIAGIAGIAFFAGGIMFAFSSLGAKGGTITLSASMIITAALFIWLIKSSALDRLALKTHISSSVADEKHSKIEPGDHGVTISRLNPIGKAMIKDEIVEAKSELGFIDENTPIEVISVHPTQVIVKPLV from the coding sequence ATGTGTATTGATCTGATAATCATCATAGTCCTATTGCTGGTCGGCATAGGTCTGTTAATCCTCGAAACCTTCTTCATTCCGGGGTTCGGTATTGCAGGCATCGCCGGAATTGCATTCTTTGCGGGTGGCATAATGTTTGCCTTTTCCTCGCTCGGCGCAAAAGGAGGAACTATAACATTAAGTGCCTCTATGATCATTACAGCTGCCCTTTTTATCTGGTTGATAAAGTCAAGCGCACTGGACCGTTTAGCCCTGAAGACACATATCTCATCAAGCGTTGCGGATGAAAAACACAGCAAAATAGAGCCGGGAGATCACGGTGTGACCATATCTCGTCTTAACCCGATTGGCAAAGCGATGATAAAAGACGAAATCGTTGAAGCTAAATCAGAACTGGGCTTTATCGATGAAAATACGCCTATCGAAGTGATTTCAGTCCATCCCACACAAGTTATAGTTAAACCATTAGTATAA
- the floA gene encoding flotillin-like protein FloA (flotillin-like protein involved in membrane lipid rafts) — MPIQFSLLLLVVAIILLSIFFYFVPFLLWISAKVSGVSISLIQLFLMRIRKVPPTIIVRAMIEAHKAGLNKLTRDELEAHYLAGGHVERVVHALVSASKANIDLSFQMATAIDLAGRDVFLAVQMSVNPKVIDTPPVTAVAKDGIQLVAKARVTVRANIKQLVGGAGEETVLARVGEGIVSSIGSSENHKSVLENPDSISKLVLKKGLDSGTAFEILSIDIADIDIGRNIGAALQMDQAQADKNIAQAKAEERRAMAIALEQEMKAKAQEARAKVIEAEAQVPQAMAEAFRSGNLGIMDYYKMKNIEADTNMRDSIAKPGKTAPGSDKIV, encoded by the coding sequence ATGCCTATTCAATTTAGCTTATTGCTACTCGTAGTAGCGATTATTTTGTTGAGCATTTTCTTTTATTTCGTGCCTTTCCTATTATGGATTTCGGCAAAAGTATCCGGTGTCAGCATCTCACTGATCCAGCTCTTTCTGATGCGCATCCGGAAAGTCCCCCCGACAATCATCGTCCGTGCCATGATTGAAGCACATAAGGCTGGTCTGAACAAACTTACCCGTGATGAACTTGAAGCACACTATCTGGCAGGTGGTCATGTGGAGCGCGTGGTTCATGCCCTGGTGTCTGCCTCAAAAGCAAACATTGACCTTAGCTTTCAGATGGCAACGGCCATTGACCTGGCAGGTCGTGACGTATTCCTGGCTGTACAGATGTCTGTAAACCCCAAAGTAATTGACACCCCTCCAGTAACCGCTGTTGCTAAAGACGGTATTCAGTTGGTGGCTAAAGCCCGCGTTACCGTGCGTGCCAACATCAAACAGTTAGTGGGTGGAGCAGGTGAAGAGACCGTATTGGCACGTGTAGGTGAAGGTATCGTATCATCTATCGGTTCATCGGAAAATCACAAATCGGTGTTGGAGAACCCCGACTCTATTTCCAAACTGGTATTGAAAAAAGGGCTAGACAGTGGCACCGCATTTGAGATTCTCTCCATTGACATCGCTGATATTGATATAGGACGTAACATCGGTGCTGCATTGCAAATGGACCAGGCCCAGGCTGATAAAAACATCGCCCAGGCAAAGGCAGAAGAGCGTCGTGCCATGGCAATTGCATTGGAACAGGAGATGAAAGCCAAAGCACAGGAAGCACGTGCGAAGGTAATCGAAGCCGAAGCTCAGGTGCCTCAAGCCATGGCAGAAGCTTTCCGCAGTGGAAATCTCGGTATCATGGATTATTATAAAATGAAAAATATCGAAGCCGACACCAATATGCGCGATTCAATTGCCAAACCGGGCAAAACGGCTCCGGGAAGCGATAAAATCGTTTAA
- a CDS encoding nucleoside phosphorylase, with protein sequence MKYFPESELIINPDGTAFHLHIKPEQLAEKVLLVGDPERVTLVASHFDTIECDVLNREFHTITGTYKGKRITAMSHGIGTDNIDIVLNELDALANIDFDTRTEKPDFRQLTLIRVGTSGGLQPFLKIGSFCIAVKSIGMDTVLHYYSGGNDIRDFEFESAFKSQTNWPVKLGAPYVVHADEELVSRFENVENMVKGVTISAIGFYAPQGRELRIPLAFPDLNKNIEAFRFEGDCITNYEMESSALASLAHLMGHKAVTVCTIIANRLTNEATPNYKSSVDDLIRIVLEKI encoded by the coding sequence ATGAAATACTTTCCTGAATCAGAGCTAATCATCAATCCGGATGGTACCGCATTTCACCTTCATATCAAACCGGAACAACTGGCAGAAAAAGTCCTGCTGGTTGGTGACCCGGAACGGGTAACTCTCGTTGCATCCCATTTCGACACCATCGAATGTGACGTATTGAATCGTGAATTTCACACCATCACCGGAACCTACAAAGGCAAACGCATAACAGCTATGTCGCACGGAATCGGCACCGATAATATCGACATCGTATTGAATGAACTGGATGCACTGGCCAATATCGATTTTGATACACGAACAGAAAAACCGGACTTTCGTCAGCTGACCCTGATTCGTGTAGGAACTTCCGGCGGGTTGCAACCGTTTCTCAAAATTGGTTCGTTTTGTATTGCAGTGAAATCAATTGGCATGGATACCGTGTTGCACTATTACAGTGGTGGAAATGATATCCGTGACTTCGAATTTGAGTCTGCCTTCAAGAGCCAGACCAACTGGCCGGTAAAACTGGGAGCCCCTTATGTGGTACATGCCGATGAGGAGCTAGTTTCCCGTTTTGAAAATGTAGAAAACATGGTAAAAGGTGTGACCATTTCCGCTATTGGTTTTTACGCTCCACAAGGACGCGAACTTCGTATTCCATTAGCATTCCCCGACCTGAACAAGAATATTGAAGCATTCCGGTTTGAAGGTGATTGTATCACCAACTACGAGATGGAAAGCTCTGCTCTTGCCAGCCTTGCCCACCTGATGGGACATAAAGCGGTAACGGTCTGCACCATTATCGCGAACCGCCTGACCAATGAAGCGACTCCTAATTACAAATCGTCAGTAGATGATTTAATCAGGATTGTACTTGAAAAGATATAA
- the cobC gene encoding alpha-ribazole phosphatase — protein sequence MKLILIRHTSVAPHPGICYGQSDVDLAETFPVEAEAVANQIRHRQFDAVYGSPLSRCRKLASHCGYEEPILDNRLMELNFGNWEMQNWDEINDPHLQTWYNDWIYERPTGGESFHDMVLRVNEFIEELRQKNHREVCIFTHGGVIRIVKILQGHFPIEDAFRHSVEFGEVVEFDI from the coding sequence ATGAAGCTTATTCTTATCCGTCATACTTCTGTTGCACCTCACCCCGGCATTTGTTACGGGCAAAGTGACGTGGATTTGGCAGAAACCTTCCCGGTGGAAGCAGAAGCAGTTGCGAACCAAATACGCCACCGACAGTTCGATGCAGTCTATGGTAGTCCGCTAAGCCGCTGCCGAAAACTCGCCTCACACTGCGGTTATGAAGAACCAATCCTGGATAACCGTCTGATGGAGTTGAATTTTGGTAACTGGGAGATGCAAAACTGGGATGAAATCAATGACCCTCACCTGCAAACCTGGTACAACGACTGGATTTATGAAAGACCTACCGGTGGTGAATCATTTCACGACATGGTATTACGGGTAAATGAGTTTATTGAAGAACTAAGGCAAAAGAATCATCGTGAGGTGTGTATCTTTACCCACGGGGGAGTTATTCGCATTGTAAAAATATTACAGGGCCATTTCCCAATAGAAGATGCCTTCAGGCATTCGGTCGAGTTTGGAGAGGTTGTAGAATTTGACATTTGA
- a CDS encoding acyl-CoA thioesterase, with translation MANYIYELKLKVRDYECDSQGIVNNAVYQNYLEHARHEFLAAEGINFVDLHQQGIDPVVSRIDIQYKTPLRGGDEFICRLYLLKEGVKYTFMQDIFRASDEAVSVKARVETVCLVNGRLSRGEHFDPIFSKYL, from the coding sequence ATGGCAAACTACATTTACGAGCTTAAGCTCAAGGTAAGAGACTATGAATGTGACAGTCAGGGCATTGTAAACAATGCCGTTTACCAAAACTATCTGGAGCATGCACGCCACGAGTTCCTGGCCGCCGAAGGTATCAACTTCGTCGATTTGCACCAGCAAGGTATTGACCCGGTCGTTTCACGCATTGATATTCAATATAAAACACCTTTACGTGGTGGGGATGAATTTATTTGCCGCCTGTATTTACTCAAGGAGGGCGTAAAATATACTTTCATGCAAGATATCTTCCGTGCCTCAGATGAAGCAGTTTCAGTAAAGGCCAGAGTGGAAACCGTTTGTTTAGTTAACGGAAGACTTTCGCGTGGTGAACATTTCGACCCGATTTTCTCCAAATACCTTTAA
- the dprA gene encoding DNA-processing protein DprA, producing the protein MNRQELFYLIALLQIKGVGNITARNLIAITGSCEAIFKEKPSNLLRIQGIGSNTVQEIQKANMAKAAKEIEFIEKNNIATFTYSDENYPSRLNDCVDAPLLLYYKGNAALNAVKTISLVGTRNATEYGKELSERLIADLSDKYPELLVISGLAYGIDIAAHKAALKHNLPTIGIIAHGLDRIYPATHRKTAVEMVSHGGLLTEYPSGTNPDRQNFVMRNRIIAGLSDAVIVVESAEKGGALITAEVANSYNRDVFAFPGRTTDVSSRGCNNLILQNKASLIQSAEDLINLMGWDKVSSTNKVVQQQLFLDLTEEEQLITNLLKENTPKQINLLSIESNLPVYRLSPILLELEFKGLVKCMPGGTYSLR; encoded by the coding sequence ATGAATCGTCAGGAGCTGTTTTACCTGATTGCTCTGTTGCAAATCAAGGGGGTGGGAAATATTACCGCCCGCAACCTGATTGCAATCACAGGAAGTTGTGAGGCTATCTTTAAAGAAAAGCCCTCCAATCTCCTGCGCATTCAGGGCATCGGGTCAAATACAGTTCAGGAGATTCAGAAGGCAAATATGGCGAAGGCGGCAAAAGAGATTGAGTTTATTGAAAAAAACAATATTGCGACCTTTACCTATAGTGATGAAAATTATCCCAGCCGGCTAAACGACTGCGTGGATGCCCCACTTCTTCTTTATTATAAAGGAAATGCAGCCCTGAATGCTGTAAAGACGATAAGCCTGGTAGGAACCCGCAATGCTACCGAGTATGGGAAAGAGCTTTCTGAACGCTTAATTGCTGATTTATCGGATAAATATCCGGAGTTGTTGGTGATAAGCGGACTTGCATATGGTATTGACATCGCAGCCCACAAAGCCGCCTTAAAGCACAACCTGCCTACTATTGGGATTATCGCTCACGGCCTGGATCGAATCTACCCAGCTACCCATCGAAAGACCGCAGTGGAAATGGTGAGTCACGGAGGGCTTTTGACTGAGTATCCGAGCGGAACCAATCCCGACCGGCAAAATTTTGTCATGCGCAACCGTATCATCGCCGGTCTCTCCGACGCAGTCATCGTAGTGGAATCTGCAGAAAAAGGAGGCGCCCTGATCACTGCCGAAGTAGCAAACAGTTACAACCGGGATGTCTTTGCCTTTCCGGGCAGGACGACGGATGTATCCTCCCGCGGATGCAATAACCTGATTCTTCAAAATAAGGCTTCTCTAATCCAGTCGGCTGAGGATCTGATCAACCTGATGGGCTGGGATAAAGTCAGCTCAACGAACAAAGTAGTCCAACAGCAACTGTTTCTTGATTTGACCGAAGAAGAGCAACTCATCACCAATTTGCTTAAAGAAAACACTCCAAAACAGATAAATTTGCTCAGTATCGAAAGTAATCTTCCGGTATATCGCCTCTCTCCCATCTTGCTGGAACTGGAGTTTAAAGGTCTTGTAAAATGTATGCCAGGTGGAACTTATTCGCTCCGGTAG
- a CDS encoding nucleotidyltransferase family protein → MQRTPEEQLLLAVLKLDTSKTELEHIESLARQISDWESFSTLAIKRAIGPLLYKKLSTLPYQEIVPQSVMNKLKQVYFKTFSRNTLYYEHLRRILDIFSKAGIEVIVLKGIYLTEWLYKDIGLRQLSDIDLLIKEEKIEKSIEIMEKLGYKAAYPIDLSIFLDKNFHSQHLPQMTYQGVAVEIHFKILNSWETKSIDLETVWNRAIQTSIYGINVLSLNLTDLLIHLSLHLDKHYRTNRVQFGWYADITNILEKYALKIDWNEIEEKCNTANCTKRFFLQIMLCHHFIGAIIPKDITNKYNYLVTTKESRLFDKLLIGKSHKSNRVSYYFSGLSQLSSIRAKSKYLFHLLFPSKEFMMYRYPVKRQSLFYLYYPHRLFIGIKSAWKYLQNK, encoded by the coding sequence ATGCAACGAACTCCCGAAGAACAACTTCTACTGGCCGTACTCAAATTAGATACTTCAAAAACCGAACTTGAGCATATCGAAAGTCTGGCCCGTCAAATCAGTGACTGGGAAAGCTTCTCGACCCTAGCTATCAAACGGGCTATCGGACCTTTACTATACAAAAAGCTATCAACGCTTCCATATCAAGAAATTGTTCCTCAAAGTGTTATGAATAAACTCAAGCAGGTTTATTTTAAAACGTTCAGCAGGAATACGCTCTATTATGAACATCTACGAAGAATTTTAGATATTTTCTCTAAAGCTGGAATTGAAGTAATTGTACTTAAAGGAATCTATTTAACTGAATGGCTTTATAAGGATATTGGATTACGCCAACTTAGTGATATAGATCTTTTGATCAAAGAAGAAAAGATAGAAAAAAGCATTGAAATAATGGAAAAGCTGGGATATAAAGCTGCATATCCAATTGATCTATCAATATTTTTAGACAAGAACTTCCATTCACAACACCTGCCTCAAATGACTTATCAAGGTGTGGCTGTAGAAATCCATTTTAAGATCCTGAACTCTTGGGAAACTAAATCTATTGATTTAGAAACAGTATGGAATAGAGCAATCCAGACATCAATTTATGGAATAAATGTACTATCCCTTAATCTTACAGATCTTCTGATCCATCTCAGCTTGCACCTGGATAAACATTACAGGACAAATAGGGTTCAATTCGGTTGGTATGCAGACATAACAAATATTCTGGAGAAATATGCTTTAAAAATAGATTGGAATGAAATAGAAGAGAAATGCAATACCGCGAATTGTACCAAAAGATTCTTTCTACAGATTATGTTATGCCATCATTTTATAGGCGCAATTATTCCAAAAGATATAACTAATAAGTATAATTATCTTGTTACTACGAAAGAAAGCCGTTTGTTTGATAAACTGCTTATCGGTAAATCGCATAAGTCTAATCGTGTATCATATTATTTTTCCGGCTTGTCTCAACTTAGTAGCATTAGAGCTAAATCAAAATATTTGTTCCATCTTCTTTTTCCATCTAAAGAATTTATGATGTATCGTTATCCTGTTAAGCGTCAATCGTTATTTTATCTCTATTATCCACATCGTCTTTTTATAGGAATTAAATCCGCCTGGAAATATTTACAAAACAAATAG